In Streptococcus sp. SN-1, a single genomic region encodes these proteins:
- a CDS encoding D-alanine--D-alanine ligase, with product MKQTIILLYGGRSAEREVSVLSAESVMRAVNYDRFTVKTFFISQSGDFIKTQEFSQTPGQEDRLMTNATIDWDKKVVPSAIYEEGAVVFPVLHGPMGEDGSVQGFLEVLKMPYVGCNILSSSLAMDKITTKRVLESAGIAQVPYVAIVEGDDVTAKIAEVEEKLTYPVFTKPSNMGSSVGISKSENQEELRQALELAFQYDSRVLVEQGVNAREIEVGLLGNYDVKSTLPGEVVKDVAFYDYDAKYIDNKITMDIPAKISDDVVAVMRQNAETAFRAIGGLGLSRCDFFYTDKGEIFLNELNTMPGFTQWSMYPLLWDNMGITYPDLIERLVDLAKESFDQREAHLL from the coding sequence ATGAAACAAACGATTATTCTTTTATATGGTGGACGTAGTGCAGAGCGTGAAGTCTCTGTCCTTTCAGCTGAGAGTGTCATGCGTGCGGTTAACTACGACCGTTTCACAGTCAAGACTTTCTTCATCAGTCAGTCAGGTGACTTTATCAAAACGCAGGAATTTAGTCAGACTCCAGGTCAAGAGGACCGTCTCATGACCAATGCGACCATTGATTGGGATAAGAAAGTTGTACCAAGTGCCATCTACGAAGAAGGGGCAGTTGTCTTTCCAGTTCTTCACGGTCCGATGGGAGAAGATGGCTCTGTTCAAGGTTTCCTTGAAGTTTTGAAAATGCCTTATGTCGGCTGTAATATCTTGTCATCTAGTCTTGCCATGGATAAAATCACGACCAAGCGTGTTTTAGAATCTGCTGGTATTGCCCAAGTTCCTTATGTGGCTATCGTTGAAGGCGATGATGTGACTGCTAAAATCGCTGAAGTGGAAGAAAAATTGACTTATCCAGTCTTCACTAAGCCGTCAAACATGGGGTCTAGTGTCGGTATTTCTAAGTCTGAAAATCAAGAAGAACTTCGTCAGGCTTTGGAACTTGCCTTCCAATATGACAGCCGTGTCTTGGTAGAGCAAGGGGTAAATGCCCGTGAAATCGAGGTTGGTCTACTAGGCAACTACGATGTCAAAAGCACGCTACCAGGAGAAGTTGTCAAGGATGTTGCCTTTTATGACTACGATGCCAAGTATATTGATAACAAGATTACCATGGATATTCCTGCCAAAATCAGTGATGATGTGGTAGCTGTCATGCGTCAAAATGCAGAAACGGCCTTTCGTGCTATTGGTGGCCTCGGTCTCTCTCGTTGCGATTTCTTCTATACAGATAAGGGAGAGATTTTCCTAAATGAGCTCAATACCATGCCAGGTTTCACCCAGTGGTCAATGTATCCACTACTTTGGGACAATATGGGGATCACCTACCCAGATTTAATCGAGCGACTGGTTGACCTTGCCAAGGAAAGTTTTGACCAGCGCGAAGCGCATTTGCTATAA
- a CDS encoding TIGR02206 family membrane protein: MNLWDIFFTTQATEPPKFDIFWYVSLFTLLALTFYTAYRYREKKFYQRFFQILQAVQLILLYVWYGVNHMPLSESLPFYHCRMAMFVVLLLPGQSKYRQYFALLGTFGTLAAFVYPVPDAYPFPHIAILSFIFGHLALLGNSLVYLLRQYNARLLDVKGIFLMTFGLNALIFVVNLVTGGDYGFLTKPPLVGDHGLVANYLIVSLALSAAITLTKKILELFLDQEAEKMIAKKA, encoded by the coding sequence ATGAATTTATGGGATATTTTCTTTACTACCCAAGCAACAGAGCCACCCAAATTTGACATTTTTTGGTATGTTAGCCTATTTACGCTCTTAGCCTTAACTTTTTATACAGCCTATCGTTATCGTGAAAAGAAGTTTTACCAACGATTTTTCCAAATCTTGCAGGCCGTTCAGTTAATCCTACTTTATGTTTGGTATGGGGTCAACCATATGCCACTGTCAGAAAGCCTACCTTTTTACCATTGCCGTATGGCTATGTTTGTGGTGCTCTTGCTTCCTGGTCAGTCCAAATATAGGCAGTATTTTGCATTACTAGGAACATTTGGGACATTAGCAGCCTTTGTTTATCCAGTGCCAGATGCCTATCCTTTCCCCCATATTGCCATTTTGTCCTTTATCTTTGGGCACTTAGCTCTCTTGGGGAACTCTCTAGTTTATCTCTTGAGACAGTATAATGCGCGATTACTGGATGTGAAAGGAATTTTTCTTATGACCTTTGGACTAAATGCCTTGATTTTTGTGGTCAATTTGGTAACAGGTGGAGATTACGGATTCCTGACAAAACCACCATTGGTTGGAGACCATGGCTTAGTAGCTAATTATTTAATCGTTTCTCTGGCCTTGTCAGCGGCGATTACGTTGACAAAGAAAATTTTGGAACTATTTTTAGACCAAGAAGCAGAAAAAATGATTGCAAAGAAAGCTTAG
- the recR gene encoding recombination mediator RecR → MLYPTPIAKLIDSYSKLPGIGIKTATRLAFYTIGMSDDDVNEFAKNLLSAKRELTYCSICGRLTDDDPCSICTDPSRDQTTILVLEDSRDVAAMENIQEYHGLYHVLHGLISPMNGISPDDINLKSLMTRLMDSEVSEVIVATNATADGEATSMYLSRLLKPAGIKVTRLARGLAVGADIEYADEVTLLRAIENRTEL, encoded by the coding sequence ATGCTTTATCCAACACCTATTGCCAAGCTAATTGACAGTTATTCTAAGTTACCGGGTATCGGGATTAAGACGGCTACGCGTCTGGCCTTTTATACCATTGGCATGTCTGATGACGACGTCAATGAATTTGCAAAAAATCTCCTTTCTGCTAAGAGAGAATTGACCTACTGTTCCATTTGTGGACGTTTGACAGATGACGATCCCTGCTCCATCTGTACTGATCCAAGTCGTGACCAGACAACTATTTTGGTGCTAGAGGATAGTCGTGATGTGGCAGCCATGGAAAATATCCAAGAATACCATGGGCTCTATCATGTCCTGCATGGTCTCATTTCCCCCATGAATGGCATCAGTCCAGATGATATCAATCTAAAGAGTCTTATGACTCGTCTGATGGATAGTGAGGTTTCAGAAGTGATAGTGGCCACAAATGCTACGGCAGATGGGGAAGCGACGTCCATGTATCTTTCACGCTTGCTCAAGCCAGCTGGGATCAAGGTTACGCGCCTGGCACGAGGCCTTGCTGTGGGAGCAGATATCGAGTATGCGGACGAAGTGACCCTCTTACGGGCTATTGAAAATCGAACAGAGTTGTAA
- the ftsA gene encoding cell division protein FtsA — protein MAREGFFTGLDIGTSSVKVLVAEQRNGELNVIGVSNAKSKGVKDGIIVDIDAAATAIKSAISQAEEKAGISIKSVNVGLPGNLLQVEPTQGMIPVTSDTKEITDQDVENVVKSALTKSMTPDREVITFIPEEFIVDGFQGIRDPRGMMGVRLEMRGLLYTGPRTILHNLRKTVERTGVQVENIIISPLAMVQSVLNEGEREFGATVIDMGAGQTTVATIRNQELQFTNILQEGGDYVTKDISKVLKTSQKLAEGLKLNYGEAYPPLASKETFQVEVIGEVEPVEVTENYLSEIISARIKHIFEQIKQDLDRRHLLDLPGGIVLIGGTAILPGIVELAQEVFGVRVKLYVPNQVGIRNPAFAHVISLSEFAGQLTEVHLLAQRAVKGDEGLFQQPLSFGGMIQKTAQFVQSTPVQPAPTPEVEPVAPAEPIADFQQASQNKPKLADRFRGLIGSMFDE, from the coding sequence ATGGCTAGAGAAGGCTTTTTTACAGGTCTAGATATTGGAACAAGCTCTGTCAAGGTGCTTGTAGCCGAGCAGAGAAATGGTGAATTAAATGTAATTGGCGTGAGTAATGCCAAAAGTAAAGGTGTAAAGGATGGAATTATTGTTGATATTGATGCAGCAGCAACTGCTATCAAATCAGCTATTTCCCAAGCAGAAGAAAAGGCAGGTATTTCGATTAAGTCAGTGAATGTCGGCTTGCCTGGTAATCTTTTGCAAGTAGAACCAACTCAAGGGATGATTCCAGTAACATCTGATACCAAGGAAATTACGGATCAAGATGTTGAAAATGTTGTCAAATCAGCTTTGACAAAGAGTATGACACCTGACCGTGAAGTCATTACCTTTATTCCTGAAGAATTTATTGTGGATGGTTTCCAAGGGATTCGTGACCCACGTGGCATGATGGGGGTTCGCCTTGAAATGCGTGGTTTGCTTTATACAGGTCCTCGTACTATCTTGCACAATCTGCGTAAGACAGTTGAACGTACAGGTGTTCAGGTTGAAAATATCATTATTTCACCACTAGCAATGGTTCAATCAGTTTTGAACGAAGGTGAACGTGAATTTGGTGCTACAGTGATTGATATGGGGGCAGGTCAAACGACTGTCGCTACAATCCGTAACCAAGAACTCCAGTTTACCAATATTCTCCAAGAAGGCGGAGATTATGTAACTAAGGATATCTCTAAAGTCTTGAAGACATCACAGAAACTAGCCGAAGGTTTGAAATTAAACTATGGAGAGGCTTATCCTCCTCTCGCAAGTAAAGAAACATTCCAAGTCGAAGTGATCGGGGAAGTAGAACCTGTTGAAGTAACAGAAAATTACTTGTCAGAGATTATTTCTGCACGAATTAAGCATATTTTTGAACAAATCAAACAAGACTTAGACAGAAGACATTTATTGGATCTTCCTGGTGGCATTGTTTTGATTGGTGGAACCGCTATTTTACCGGGTATTGTGGAACTTGCTCAAGAAGTTTTTGGTGTTCGTGTCAAGCTTTATGTTCCAAACCAAGTTGGAATTCGTAATCCAGCCTTTGCGCATGTGATTAGTCTATCAGAATTCGCGGGACAATTGACAGAAGTACATCTCTTGGCTCAACGAGCAGTCAAGGGTGATGAAGGATTATTCCAACAACCGCTTAGTTTTGGTGGAATGATTCAGAAAACAGCTCAGTTTGTACAATCAACGCCTGTTCAACCAGCCCCTACCCCAGAAGTAGAGCCGGTGGCTCCCGCAGAACCAATAGCGGATTTCCAACAAGCTTCACAAAATAAACCGAAATTAGCAGATCGTTTCCGTGGCTTGATCGGAAGCATGTTTGACGAATAA
- a CDS encoding dihydrodipicolinate synthase family protein, whose translation MSDLKKYEGVIPAFYACYDEQGEVSPERTRALVQYFIDKGVQGLYVNGSSGECIYQSVEDRKLILEEVMAVAKGKLTIIAHVACNNTKDSMELARHAESLGVDAIATIPPIYFRLPEYSVAKYWNDISSAAPNTDYVIYNIPQLAGVALTPSLYTEMLKNPRVIGVKNSSMPVQDIQTFVSLGGEDHIVFNGPDEQFLGGRLMGAKAGIGGTYGAMPELFLKLNQLIADKDLETARELQYAINAIIGKLTSAHGNMYGVIKEVLKINEGLNIGSVRSPLTPVTEEDRPVVEAAAALIRETKERFL comes from the coding sequence ATGTCAGATTTAAAAAAATACGAAGGTGTCATTCCAGCCTTCTACGCATGTTACGATGAACAAGGAGAAGTAAGTCCAGAGCGCACACGTGCCTTGGTTCAATACTTCATTGATAAAGGTGTTCAAGGTCTTTATGTCAATGGATCTTCTGGCGAATGTATCTACCAAAGCGTTGAAGATCGCAAGTTAATCTTGGAAGAAGTCATGGCAGTTGCCAAAGGTAAATTAACTATTATTGCCCATGTTGCTTGCAATAATACTAAAGATAGTATGGAATTAGCTCGCCATGCAGAAAGCTTGGGTGTAGATGCCATTGCAACGATTCCACCAATTTACTTCCGCTTGCCAGAATATTCAGTTGCCAAATACTGGAACGATATCAGTTCTGCAGCTCCAAATACAGACTATGTTATCTACAACATTCCTCAATTGGCAGGTGTTGCTCTGACTCCAAGTCTTTATACTGAAATGTTGAAGAATCCCCGTGTTATCGGTGTGAAGAACTCTTCTATGCCAGTTCAAGATATCCAAACTTTTGTGAGCCTTGGTGGAGAAGACCATATCGTCTTTAATGGTCCAGATGAGCAGTTCTTAGGTGGCCGTCTCATGGGTGCTAAGGCTGGTATCGGTGGTACATATGGTGCTATGCCAGAACTCTTCTTGAAACTTAATCAGTTGATTGCTGACAAAGACTTAGAAACAGCGCGTGAATTGCAGTATGCTATCAATGCTATCATTGGTAAACTCACTTCTGCACATGGAAATATGTATGGTGTGATTAAGGAAGTCTTGAAAATCAATGAAGGATTGAATATTGGATCTGTTCGTTCACCATTGACACCAGTAACCGAAGAAGATCGTCCAGTTGTAGAAGCAGCTGCAGCCTTGATTCGTGAAACCAAGGAGCGCTTCCTCTAA
- the murF gene encoding UDP-N-acetylmuramoyl-tripeptide--D-alanyl-D-alanine ligase translates to MKLTIHEVAQVVGAKNDISIFEDTQLEKAEFDSRLIATGDLFVPLKGARDGHDFIERAFENGAAVTLSEKEVANHPYILVDDVLTAFQQLAAYYLEKTAVDVFAVTGSNGKTTTKDMLAHLLSTTYKTYKTQGNYNNEIGLPYTVLHMPEGTEKLVLEMGQDHLGDIHLLSELAHPKTAIVTLVGEAHLAFFKDRSEIAKGKLQIADGMASNSLLLAPADPIVEDYLPTDKKVVRFGQGAELEITDLVERKDSLTFKANFLEQALDLPVTGKYNATNAMIASYVALQEGVSEEQIRLAFQHLELTRNRTEWKKAANGADILSDVYNANPTAMKLILETFSAIPANEGGKKIAVLADMKELGDQSVQLHNQMILSLSPDVLDTVIFYGEDIAELAQLASQMFPIGHVYYFKKTEDQDQFEGLVKQVKESLGAHDQILLKGSNSMNLAKLVESLENENK, encoded by the coding sequence ATGAAATTAACAATCCATGAAGTGGCCCAAGTTGTAGGAGCTAAAAATGATATCAGCATCTTTGAGGACACTCAGTTAGAAAAAGCTGAGTTTGATAGTCGTTTGATTGCGACAGGAGATTTATTTGTGCCCCTCAAGGGTGCGCGTGATGGTCATGACTTTATCGAAAGAGCCTTTGAAAATGGTGCAGCAGTAACCTTGTCTGAGAAAGAGGTCGCAAATCATCCTTATATTCTAGTAGACGATGTTTTGACTGCCTTTCAACAACTAGCTGCCTATTATCTTGAAAAAACGGCTGTTGATGTCTTTGCAGTTACAGGTTCAAATGGCAAGACAACGACTAAGGATATGTTGGCGCACTTGCTTTCAACAACCTACAAAACCTACAAAACACAAGGAAACTACAATAACGAGATTGGCCTTCCTTACACAGTTCTCCATATGCCTGAGGGGACAGAAAAGTTGGTTTTGGAGATGGGGCAGGATCACTTGGGAGATATTCATCTCTTGTCAGAATTGGCTCATCCAAAAACAGCCATCGTGACCTTGGTTGGCGAAGCCCATTTGGCCTTTTTCAAAGACCGTTCGGAAATTGCCAAAGGAAAATTGCAAATTGCAGATGGCATGGCTTCGAATTCCTTGCTCTTGGCGCCAGCTGACCCTATTGTAGAGGACTACTTGCCAACTGATAAAAAGGTGGTCCGTTTTGGGCAAGGAGCAGAGTTGGAAATCACAGACTTGGTTGAGCGCAAGGATAGTCTGACATTTAAGGCTAATTTCTTGGAACAAGCCCTTGATTTGCCGGTAACTGGCAAGTACAATGCCACCAATGCTATGATTGCATCCTATGTTGCCCTGCAAGAAGGAGTTTCAGAGGAGCAAATCCGTTTGGCCTTCCAACATCTTGAATTGACGCGTAACCGTACCGAGTGGAAGAAAGCAGCCAATGGAGCAGACATCCTGTCAGATGTTTACAATGCCAATCCAACTGCTATGAAGCTGATCTTAGAGACTTTCTCTGCCATTCCAGCCAATGAAGGGGGCAAGAAAATCGCTGTCTTAGCAGATATGAAGGAATTAGGTGACCAGTCAGTCCAACTCCATAACCAGATGATTCTGAGCCTCTCGCCAGATGTACTGGATACCGTGATTTTCTATGGAGAAGATATCGCAGAATTGGCCCAATTGGCCAGTCAAATGTTCCCAATTGGCCACGTTTATTACTTCAAGAAAACAGAAGACCAAGACCAATTTGAAGGCCTAGTCAAGCAGGTCAAGGAAAGCCTTGGAGCCCATGACCAAATCTTGCTAAAAGGTTCTAACTCTATGAATCTAGCCAAGTTGGTAGAAAGTTTAGAAAATGAAAACAAGTGA
- the pbp2b gene encoding penicillin-binding protein PBP2B, whose product MRLICMRKFNSHSIPIRLNLLFSIVILLFMTIIGRLLYMQVLNKDFYEKKLASASQTKVTTSSARGEIYDASGKPLVENTLKQVVSFTRSNKMTAKDLKEIASQLLGYVSISSPNLTERQLADYYLADPEIYKKTVEALPSEKRLDSDGNRLSESELYNNAVDSVQASQLNYTEDEKKEIYLFNQLNAVGNFATGTIVTDALTDTQIALIASASKQLPGVSISTSWDRKVLETSLSSIVGSVSSEKAGLPAEEADAYLKKGYSLNDRVGTSYLEKQYEETLQGKRSVKEIHLDKYGNMESVENIEDGTKGNNIKLTIDLAFQDSVDALLKSYFNSELGNGGAKYSEGVYAVALNPKTGAVLSMSGIKHDLKTGELTPDSLGTVTNVFVPGSVVKAATISSGWENGVLSGNQILTDQSIVFQGSPPINSWYTAFSGPMPITAVQALEYSSNTYMVQTALGIMGLTYQPNMVAAIGNLESAMGKLRSTFGEYGLGSATGIDLPDESTGFIPKDYDLANYITNSFGQFDNYTPMQLAQYVATIANNGVRVAPRIVEGIYGNNDKGGLGDLIQQLKPTEMNKVNISDSDMSILQQGFYQVAHGTSGLTTGRAFSNGALVSISGKTGTAESYVADGQQATNTNAVAYAPSDNPQIAVAVVFPHNTNLTNGVGPSIARDIINLYQKYHPMN is encoded by the coding sequence ATGAGACTGATTTGTATGAGAAAATTTAATAGCCATTCGATTCCGATACGGCTTAATTTATTGTTTTCAATCGTCATTTTACTCTTTATGACCATTATTGGTCGTTTGCTTTATATGCAGGTTTTGAACAAGGATTTTTACGAAAAAAAGCTAGCCTCAGCTAGTCAGACCAAGGTCACAACCAGTTCTGCCCGTGGGGAAATCTATGATGCTAGTGGAAAACCTTTGGTAGAAAATACGTTAAAGCAGGTTGTTTCCTTTACGCGTAGTAATAAAATGACGGCTAAAGATCTGAAAGAAATCGCTAGTCAGTTACTGGGATATGTGAGCATCAGTTCGCCAAATTTGACAGAACGTCAGTTGGCAGATTACTATTTAGCTGATCCTGAAATCTATAAAAAAACAGTGGAGGCTCTCCCAAGTGAGAAACGCTTGGATTCAGATGGCAATCGTTTATCCGAATCAGAACTGTATAACAATGCGGTCGATAGTGTTCAAGCGAGTCAACTAAACTATACAGAGGATGAAAAGAAAGAAATCTATCTTTTTAATCAGTTAAATGCGGTTGGAAACTTTGCGACAGGAACCATTGTGACAGATGCTCTGACAGATACCCAGATTGCTCTGATTGCCTCTGCTTCGAAACAATTACCTGGTGTCAGTATCTCAACTTCGTGGGATCGAAAAGTTCTAGAGACTTCCCTTTCTTCTATAGTAGGTAGTGTATCGAGTGAAAAAGCTGGTCTCCCAGCAGAAGAAGCAGATGCTTATCTTAAAAAAGGTTATTCTCTAAATGACCGTGTTGGGACCTCTTATCTAGAAAAGCAATACGAGGAAACCTTGCAAGGTAAACGCTCGGTGAAGGAAATTCATCTAGACAAGTACGGTAATATGGAAAGTGTCGAAAATATCGAAGATGGTACCAAAGGGAATAATATTAAACTGACCATTGATTTGGCCTTCCAAGATAGCGTGGATGCTTTGCTGAAAAGTTATTTCAATTCAGAGTTGGGGAATGGTGGAGCCAAGTATTCTGAGGGTGTCTATGCAGTCGCCCTTAACCCAAAAACAGGTGCTGTTTTGTCTATGTCAGGAATCAAACACGACCTGAAAACGGGAGAGTTGACGCCTGATTCCTTGGGAACGGTAACTAATGTCTTTGTTCCAGGTTCGGTTGTCAAGGCGGCGACCATCAGCTCTGGTTGGGAAAATGGAGTCTTGTCAGGAAACCAGATCTTGACGGACCAGTCTATTGTCTTCCAAGGTTCACCCCCTATCAATTCTTGGTATACTGCCTTTTCTGGGCCAATGCCGATTACGGCGGTTCAAGCTCTGGAGTATTCATCCAATACTTATATGGTCCAAACGGCTTTAGGAATTATGGGCTTAACTTATCAACCGAATATGGTTGCAGCAATTGGAAACTTAGAATCGGCTATGGGGAAATTACGCTCAACCTTTGGCGAATATGGCTTGGGGTCTGCAACAGGGATTGACCTACCAGATGAATCAACTGGCTTTATCCCTAAAGATTATGATCTTGCTAATTATATTACGAATTCATTCGGGCAGTTTGATAACTATACGCCAATGCAGTTGGCTCAGTATGTAGCAACTATTGCTAACAATGGAGTTCGTGTGGCTCCTCGTATTGTTGAAGGTATTTATGGCAATAATGATAAGGGAGGGTTGGGTGACTTGATTCAGCAACTGAAACCGACAGAGATGAACAAGGTCAATATTTCTGACTCCGATATGAGTATCTTACAACAAGGATTTTATCAGGTTGCCCATGGAACTAGTGGATTGACAACTGGTCGTGCCTTTTCAAATGGTGCCTTGGTATCCATTAGCGGAAAAACGGGTACAGCCGAAAGTTATGTGGCAGATGGTCAGCAAGCAACCAATACTAATGCGGTGGCCTATGCCCCATCTGATAATCCCCAAATCGCTGTTGCAGTGGTCTTTCCTCATAATACCAATCTAACAAATGGTGTAGGACCTTCCATTGCGCGTGACATTATCAATCTGTATCAAAAATACCATCCAATGAACTAG
- a CDS encoding type II toxin-antitoxin system RelE/ParE family toxin, with the protein MIKKYRLLYSPRVIDSLDKIYQYIAEEIGSVEVARRKVANIRKDINRLEIFPQAGFDADEKFGKKLDPHYQTRGLTLSKDYIVLYTIVEDTVRLAYLLPSKSDYMKLFKTKSRYD; encoded by the coding sequence ATTATAAAAAAATATAGGCTTTTGTATTCTCCTAGAGTGATTGATAGTCTGGATAAAATATATCAGTATATAGCGGAGGAAATCGGTTCTGTAGAGGTTGCTAGACGAAAAGTAGCCAATATTAGAAAAGATATTAATCGGCTAGAAATTTTCCCCCAAGCTGGATTTGATGCCGATGAAAAATTTGGTAAGAAATTAGACCCTCACTACCAAACGCGAGGATTGACCTTGAGTAAGGATTACATCGTATTATATACAATTGTTGAGGATACCGTCAGACTTGCTTATTTACTCCCTTCAAAAAGTGATTACATGAAATTATTCAAGACTAAGTCAAGATATGACTAA
- a CDS encoding MurR/RpiR family transcriptional regulator: protein MDKPDIATVIDSHFEEMTDLEQEIARYFLQAETITDDLSSQQVTQKLHISQAALTRFAKKCGFTGYREFIFQYQHQAEKQDTYSHKHSPLTKRVLRSYSNMREQTQDLIDEIQLERIAQLIEDAERVYFFGTGSSGLVAREMKLRFMRLGVVCEALTDQDGFAWTTSIMDENCLVLGFSLSGTTPSILDSLLDAKEMGAKTVLFSSVPSKDIQTYTETVLVATHSQPSYIQRISAQLPMLFFIDLIYAYFLEINRESKEKIFNSYWENKKLNGYRRQKRVRKS from the coding sequence ATGGACAAACCAGATATCGCAACTGTCATTGATTCCCACTTCGAAGAAATGACAGACCTTGAGCAAGAAATCGCTCGCTATTTTTTGCAAGCTGAAACGATTACAGATGATTTATCTTCTCAACAAGTCACTCAAAAATTACATATCTCTCAGGCTGCACTAACTCGCTTTGCTAAAAAGTGTGGCTTTACTGGCTACCGAGAATTCATTTTCCAATACCAACACCAAGCAGAGAAACAAGACACCTATTCTCACAAACACAGTCCACTGACCAAACGTGTCCTCAGAAGCTATAGCAATATGAGGGAACAAACACAAGACTTGATTGACGAAATCCAACTAGAACGAATCGCCCAACTAATCGAAGATGCTGAGCGTGTCTACTTCTTCGGAACAGGCAGTTCTGGCCTTGTCGCCCGTGAAATGAAATTGCGCTTCATGCGTCTGGGTGTGGTCTGCGAGGCCTTGACTGACCAAGACGGCTTTGCCTGGACAACCAGTATTATGGATGAAAATTGTCTCGTACTTGGTTTCTCACTTTCTGGCACAACACCTTCTATTTTAGATAGTCTATTAGATGCCAAGGAGATGGGGGCAAAGACTGTACTCTTTTCAAGTGTTCCCAGTAAAGATATCCAGACCTATACAGAGACTGTTCTTGTAGCTACCCACAGCCAGCCTTCCTATATCCAACGAATATCCGCTCAACTTCCTATGCTCTTCTTTATCGATTTGATTTATGCCTACTTTTTGGAGATTAATCGCGAAAGCAAGGAAAAAATCTTTAATAGCTACTGGGAAAATAAAAAACTCAACGGCTATCGTAGACAAAAACGCGTCAGAAAATCCTAG
- a CDS encoding ROK family protein, whose protein sequence is MTHYVAIDIGGTNIKYGLIDQEGQLVESHEMPTEAHKGGPHILQKTKDIVASYLEKGPVAGVAISSAGMVDPEKGEIFYAGPQIPNYAGTQFKKEIETSFAIPCEIENDVNCAGLAEAVSGSGKGASVTLCLTIGTGIGGCLIMDGKVFHGFSNSACEVGYMHMQDGAFQDLASTTALVEYVAAGHGDQVDQWNGRRIFKEATEGNKICMAGIDRMVDYLGKGLANICYVANPEVVILGGGIMGQEAILKPKIRKALKDALVPSLADETRLEFAHHRNTAGMLGAYYHFKTKQS, encoded by the coding sequence ATGACACACTACGTTGCAATTGATATCGGTGGAACCAACATCAAATATGGTTTGATCGACCAAGAAGGCCAACTTGTTGAATCCCATGAAATGCCAACTGAGGCGCATAAAGGTGGCCCTCATATCTTACAAAAGACAAAAGATATCGTTGCCAGCTATCTAGAAAAAGGCCCAGTAGCAGGTGTTGCTATTTCTTCTGCAGGAATGGTGGATCCTGAAAAGGGTGAGATTTTCTATGCTGGCCCACAGATTCCAAATTATGCAGGAACCCAGTTCAAGAAGGAAATCGAGACGAGTTTTGCGATTCCTTGTGAAATTGAAAATGATGTCAACTGTGCAGGTCTGGCTGAGGCGGTATCTGGTTCAGGTAAGGGAGCGAGTGTTACTCTTTGCTTGACTATTGGAACAGGTATTGGTGGTTGCTTGATTATGGATGGGAAAGTCTTCCATGGTTTTAGTAATTCGGCCTGTGAAGTAGGTTATATGCATATGCAGGATGGAGCTTTTCAGGATCTCGCTTCTACCACAGCTTTAGTTGAGTATGTAGCAGCAGGTCATGGCGATCAAGTCGATCAGTGGAATGGTCGACGCATCTTTAAGGAAGCTACAGAAGGGAATAAGATCTGCATGGCTGGTATTGACCGTATGGTAGATTACCTTGGAAAAGGTCTGGCGAATATTTGCTACGTTGCCAATCCAGAAGTGGTTATTCTCGGCGGTGGTATCATGGGGCAAGAGGCAATCCTCAAGCCTAAAATTCGAAAAGCTTTGAAAGATGCTTTGGTACCAAGTCTGGCTGATGAGACGAGATTAGAATTTGCTCATCATCGAAATACAGCTGGTATGTTGGGAGCTTACTATCACTTTAAAACAAAACAATCCTAG